The proteins below come from a single Prochlorococcus marinus CUG1415 genomic window:
- a CDS encoding LexA family protein, whose amino-acid sequence MDFFDSVTKKFKIPLLTDSVSAGFPSPADDYTEENIDLNEHLISNPFSTFFLRVKGDSMINAGIKDKDLIIVDKSLAARPGNIIIAMIDGEFTIKRLSIKNNELYLKAENHNYPDFRFKNHIDVQIWGVVIYSIHSYL is encoded by the coding sequence TTGGATTTTTTTGATTCAGTTACTAAAAAGTTTAAAATCCCTTTGTTAACTGATTCGGTATCAGCAGGATTTCCTTCTCCTGCAGATGACTATACAGAAGAAAATATTGATTTAAACGAACACTTAATATCTAATCCCTTTAGCACTTTTTTTCTTAGAGTTAAAGGTGACTCAATGATAAATGCAGGAATTAAAGATAAAGATTTAATAATAGTAGACAAGAGTTTAGCCGCCAGGCCAGGGAATATTATCATTGCAATGATAGACGGGGAATTTACGATAAAAAGATTATCTATAAAAAATAATGAATTATATTTAAAAGCAGAAAATCATAATTATCCTGATTTTAGATTTAAAAACCATATTGATGTACAGATATGGGGGGTTGTTATTTATTCAATACATAGCTATTTATGA
- a CDS encoding Y-family DNA polymerase, with protein MRISSIDAIALIDANNFYASCEQNINPHLRNKPVVILSNNDGCIIARSPEARALKIKMGTPYFKVKGRLNQLDVAVLSSNYSLYGDMSKRLMNLLKNYCERIEVYSIDEAFVSISRPNDKSLYPWARSIRSLIYQNLGITITIGIGENKVRAKIANKLAKNIDYSAGIFDLARTGNENNYLKRISIDKIWGVGKQTSNWLKSKGIKNARELRDMEENELIKKLGIIGKRLQLELKGHRCLPIAKNKNSKKEIQVSRSFGTPITKLEDLTQALATHAIKASEKMRSQNLQSSDIRVFARTSKYSSQHYQISAHRKLTNPTDDTNNILKIVVELSKEIYNPEYKFSKAGVLMQDLKNNEYLQQSVIDYNSQKDLKKSTNLMRTIDLLNKRFNNKAITWAITKNPRNWTMNKNFLSRSSTTDIERIPTIMK; from the coding sequence ATGAGAATTTCAAGTATTGATGCGATAGCTCTTATAGATGCTAATAATTTTTACGCGTCATGTGAACAAAATATTAATCCTCATTTAAGAAATAAACCAGTAGTAATTTTATCTAATAATGACGGATGTATCATTGCAAGAAGTCCTGAAGCGCGAGCTTTAAAAATTAAAATGGGAACTCCGTATTTTAAGGTCAAAGGAAGGTTAAATCAATTAGATGTAGCAGTCTTAAGCTCAAACTACTCGCTTTACGGCGATATGAGCAAAAGACTAATGAATTTACTAAAAAACTACTGTGAACGGATAGAAGTCTATTCTATTGACGAAGCATTTGTCTCGATTTCCAGACCTAATGATAAAAGTCTATATCCTTGGGCAAGAAGCATAAGATCATTAATATATCAAAATCTAGGGATTACCATAACAATAGGAATAGGAGAAAATAAAGTAAGAGCAAAAATTGCTAATAAATTAGCTAAAAATATTGATTATTCAGCTGGGATCTTTGATTTAGCTAGAACCGGAAATGAGAATAATTATTTGAAAAGAATTAGTATAGATAAGATATGGGGAGTCGGAAAACAAACCTCTAATTGGTTAAAAAGTAAAGGTATTAAAAATGCGAGAGAACTAAGAGATATGGAAGAAAATGAACTTATTAAGAAATTAGGCATTATAGGGAAAAGATTGCAATTAGAACTGAAAGGTCATAGATGTTTGCCTATAGCAAAAAACAAGAACTCAAAAAAAGAAATTCAAGTGAGCAGAAGTTTCGGTACTCCTATCACAAAATTAGAAGACTTAACTCAAGCACTGGCAACTCACGCAATAAAAGCGTCTGAAAAAATGAGAAGTCAGAATTTGCAATCATCTGATATTAGAGTATTTGCCAGAACCAGTAAATATTCAAGTCAACATTATCAAATAAGTGCTCATAGAAAACTTACAAATCCAACAGATGACACGAATAATATTTTAAAAATAGTAGTTGAATTATCTAAAGAAATTTATAATCCCGAATATAAATTCTCAAAGGCTGGTGTTTTAATGCAAGATTTAAAAAATAACGAATATTTGCAGCAATCAGTTATCGATTACAACTCTCAGAAAGACTTGAAAAAATCAACAAATCTTATGAGAACGATTGATTTATTAAATAAAAGATTTAATAATAAGGCAATTACATGGGCTATTACAAAAAATCCACGAAATTGGACTATGAATAAAAATTTCTTAAGTCGTTCATCTACAACTGATATAGAACGAATCCCAACTATAATGAAGTAA
- the dnaG gene encoding DNA primase, with product MVHSIHPRTIQEVKEKADIVDVISEHIVLKKKGKEFVGICPFHDDTKPSMTVSPSKQFYYCFSCGAGGNSIKFLMEFTRANFSDVVLSLAKKNNINVENLEGPQVEAYKKQLSRKEELYKILRVTKNWFKSQLNNSLGVEAMKYLISKRNLNNKIIDNFELGFAPNSWNDLYNYLSKVEKFPINLILASGLVISKDNSDKIYDRFRNRLIVPIHDMQGRVVAFGGRSLDGQEPKYLNSPESEIFEKGKMLFAFEKASSHIRKRDKAIIVEGYFDVISLHSRGITNSVASLGTALNKYQISQLCRCTDNKNIILNFDSDNAGRLATERVIKEVESLSLHDQINLKILQLNDFKDADEYLNSHTPEDYFNLIDNSSFWIDWEIDQIFNNKDLTKSDIFQSVIFSLVKLLSKLPQSSTRTHYLQKVSERLSKGQARLAIQFEQDLRNQVKGFRWHGRAKKFEQPNEVSRREKNESEIIIYYLHCPNLRLFIRDEFLKREINSFNTDYIQKIWEAISIIEENNLGLNYLTELKQSNNEILQNEFSDINLISLLPDYLAIDNSESSTKINFFVNPNELFLTMLNNPKDNLLGTLSLLERYNSLKRCRHLIESWRSQRLKTLENCISILIDNSSSGSSDTNKEIDELFKDLNSDAIKFQELYYLERQHINYLDKQRCGNFIAS from the coding sequence ATGGTTCATTCTATACACCCAAGAACTATTCAAGAGGTTAAGGAAAAGGCAGATATTGTTGATGTTATATCTGAACATATTGTTCTTAAGAAAAAAGGGAAGGAATTTGTTGGTATTTGTCCTTTTCATGATGATACAAAGCCCTCTATGACGGTATCACCAAGTAAACAATTCTATTATTGTTTTTCTTGTGGTGCTGGGGGTAACTCTATTAAGTTTTTAATGGAATTTACTCGTGCTAATTTTTCTGATGTTGTACTTTCTCTTGCTAAGAAAAATAATATTAATGTTGAAAATCTTGAGGGCCCCCAAGTAGAAGCATATAAAAAACAATTATCTAGAAAAGAAGAACTTTATAAAATACTAAGAGTTACTAAAAATTGGTTTAAGTCTCAATTAAATAATTCTCTAGGTGTTGAAGCAATGAAATATTTGATATCTAAGAGAAATTTAAATAACAAAATTATTGATAACTTTGAATTAGGTTTTGCTCCAAATTCATGGAATGATTTATATAACTATCTATCAAAAGTAGAAAAATTTCCTATTAATCTTATATTAGCTTCAGGTCTTGTAATTTCTAAGGATAATTCTGACAAGATTTATGATCGTTTTAGAAATAGATTAATTGTTCCAATACATGATATGCAGGGACGAGTAGTTGCTTTTGGAGGCAGATCTCTTGATGGCCAAGAACCTAAATATCTTAATTCACCTGAATCAGAGATATTTGAAAAGGGCAAAATGTTGTTTGCATTCGAAAAAGCATCTAGCCATATAAGAAAAAGAGATAAAGCGATTATTGTTGAAGGTTACTTTGATGTGATTTCTCTTCATTCAAGAGGTATTACTAATTCTGTGGCTTCTCTTGGTACCGCATTAAATAAGTATCAAATTTCTCAACTTTGTAGATGTACAGATAATAAAAATATAATCTTGAATTTTGATTCTGATAATGCAGGGAGATTAGCTACAGAAAGAGTAATAAAAGAAGTGGAAAGTCTATCTCTTCATGATCAAATTAATCTTAAAATTCTTCAACTTAATGATTTTAAAGATGCTGACGAATATTTAAATAGTCATACTCCAGAAGATTATTTTAATTTAATTGATAATTCATCCTTTTGGATTGACTGGGAGATAGATCAGATCTTTAACAATAAAGATTTAACTAAGTCTGATATTTTTCAGAGTGTTATTTTCTCATTAGTAAAGTTGTTGAGTAAATTACCTCAATCATCAACAAGAACCCATTATTTACAAAAAGTTTCTGAAAGATTAAGTAAAGGTCAAGCTAGGTTGGCGATACAGTTCGAACAGGATTTAAGAAATCAAGTTAAAGGATTCCGTTGGCATGGTAGAGCAAAAAAATTTGAGCAGCCAAATGAAGTTTCTCGTCGTGAGAAAAATGAATCTGAAATAATTATTTATTATCTACATTGTCCTAATCTTAGGCTTTTTATTCGTGATGAATTTCTCAAAAGAGAAATTAATTCTTTTAATACTGATTATATTCAAAAAATATGGGAAGCTATTTCAATTATTGAAGAGAATAATTTGGGTTTAAATTATTTAACTGAATTAAAACAATCAAATAATGAAATTCTTCAAAATGAGTTTTCTGATATTAACTTAATTTCACTTTTGCCAGACTACTTAGCTATTGATAATTCTGAATCATCAACTAAAATTAATTTTTTTGTTAATCCGAATGAGTTGTTCTTAACAATGCTAAATAATCCCAAAGATAATTTACTTGGAACTTTATCACTCCTTGAGAGATATAATTCACTAAAAAGATGCAGGCACTTGATCGAATCTTGGAGATCTCAAAGATTAAAAACTTTAGAAAATTGCATATCTATCTTAATTGATAATTCCTCTTCAGGTTCCTCAGATACCAATAAAGAGATAGATGAACTCTTTAAGGATTTAAACTCAGATGCGATTAAATTTCAGGAACTATATTATTTAGAAAGACAACATATAAACTATTTAGATAAACAGCGTTGTGGTAATTTCATTGCTAGTTAA
- a CDS encoding DNA polymerase III subunit alpha → MGFVSLHNHSDYSLLDGASQISKIVDRASVLGMDSIALTDHGVMYGVLDLVKKCKEKGIKPIIGNEMYVINGSIDDPQPKKEKRYHLVVLAKNHTGYKNLVKLTTISHLNGMRGRGIFSRPCIDKFLLNKYKDGLIISTACLGGEIPQAILKGRLDVAEDTALWYKKLFADDFYLEIQDHGSIEDRTVNVELLKIGKKHQIKVIATNDAHYISNMDVESHDALLCILTGKLISDEKRLRYTGTEYIKSENEMLELFKDHIDDESIKDAVNNTVEISQKIEVFDLFGKYRMPKFPLKEDNDSFFLLTQLSNEGLLKRLKKSSLTEVDEIYKKRLSSELKIIKDMGFPDYFLVVWDYIKFARDNSIPVGPGRGSAAGSLVAYALQITNIDPVEHGLLFERFLNPARKSMPDIDTDFCIDRRNEVIDYVTNRYGEDKVAQIITFNKMTSKAVLKDVARVLDIPYGEADKLAKLIPVVRGKPYKLNEMIDKNSPSQEFRDKYINDNRVKRWIDLALRIEGTNKTYGVHAAGVVIASDPLDELVPLQRNNEGQIITQYSMDDIESLGLLKMDFLGLKNLTMIEKTVSLINQSTGKTINIDELPQNDDKTFELIGRGDLEGIFQLESSGMKQVVKDFKPNSLEDISSILALYRPGPLDAGLIPKFINRKNGNEKVDFPHPFIKSILTETYGIMVYQEQIMKIAQDLAGYSLGDADLLRRAMGKKKVSEMVKHRNIFVGGSMKKGVNEKLANDLFDQMVLFAEYCFNKSHSTAYGAVTYQTAFLKAHFPVAYMAALLSVNSGASDKMQRYISNCYSMGIEVISPSINFSGIDFTIMNNQILFGLSAIKNLGDSAIRNIIENRKNFGSFKSLSDLCDRLPSNVLNKRNLESLIHCGALDEFSNNNNRAQLLSDLEHVVEWASSRNRDRLSGQGNLFDSKDEFSNVAFSDSQLAKVDDYSLIEKLKLEKQLLGFYLSDHPLKHLTKPAKLVSPISISQLEEIKDRTKVSLVGMIPELKQITTRKGDRMAIVQLEDLSGNCEAVVFPKTYIRLSEFLLTDTRLLVWGTIDKKSDKTQLIIDDCREIDNLKLLIINLESSQASDVRVQNNLRDCLIKFKPDKGKCGIKIPVLAAVRNNNTITYVKFGDQFCIGDIQGACKLLENNSFQVNLKSLVS, encoded by the coding sequence ATGGGTTTCGTTTCGCTTCATAATCATAGTGACTATAGTCTGCTTGATGGAGCAAGTCAAATTTCAAAAATTGTAGATAGAGCTTCTGTTCTTGGAATGGATTCTATTGCTCTTACCGATCATGGAGTTATGTATGGAGTTCTTGATTTAGTAAAGAAGTGTAAAGAGAAAGGAATAAAACCAATTATTGGGAATGAAATGTATGTGATTAATGGTTCTATTGATGATCCTCAACCTAAAAAAGAAAAAAGATATCATTTGGTGGTGTTAGCAAAAAATCATACTGGTTATAAAAATCTCGTAAAGTTAACAACTATTAGTCACTTAAATGGAATGAGAGGTCGAGGCATTTTTTCTAGACCATGTATTGATAAATTTCTTTTAAATAAATATAAGGATGGTCTTATCATTTCTACAGCTTGCCTTGGTGGAGAGATACCTCAGGCCATCTTGAAAGGAAGATTAGATGTAGCAGAGGATACAGCCCTTTGGTATAAAAAATTATTTGCAGATGATTTTTATCTGGAAATACAAGATCACGGCTCTATTGAGGATAGAACTGTGAACGTCGAATTATTGAAAATTGGGAAGAAGCATCAAATAAAAGTCATCGCTACCAACGATGCTCATTACATATCAAATATGGATGTTGAATCACATGATGCTTTGCTTTGTATATTAACGGGAAAACTAATAAGCGATGAAAAAAGATTGAGATATACAGGTACAGAATATATTAAAAGTGAAAATGAAATGCTTGAACTTTTTAAAGATCATATTGATGATGAATCAATTAAAGATGCAGTTAACAATACAGTAGAAATTTCTCAAAAAATTGAAGTATTTGATTTGTTTGGTAAATATAGAATGCCAAAATTTCCTCTTAAGGAAGACAATGATTCTTTTTTTCTACTAACACAATTATCTAATGAAGGTCTTTTAAAAAGACTTAAAAAAAGCAGTCTTACAGAAGTTGATGAGATTTATAAAAAAAGACTATCTTCGGAATTGAAAATTATAAAAGATATGGGTTTCCCAGATTATTTTTTGGTTGTTTGGGATTACATCAAATTTGCTAGAGATAACTCTATCCCAGTAGGACCAGGTAGAGGTTCTGCGGCAGGTTCTCTAGTAGCCTATGCTCTTCAAATCACAAATATAGATCCTGTTGAGCATGGATTATTGTTTGAGAGATTTTTAAATCCTGCAAGAAAGTCTATGCCAGATATTGATACCGACTTTTGTATTGATAGGAGAAATGAAGTTATTGATTATGTTACTAATCGATATGGAGAGGATAAAGTTGCACAAATAATTACTTTCAATAAGATGACTTCTAAGGCTGTTTTAAAAGATGTTGCAAGGGTTTTAGATATTCCTTATGGAGAGGCGGATAAGTTAGCTAAGTTAATACCGGTTGTAAGAGGGAAACCTTATAAACTTAATGAAATGATTGATAAGAATTCTCCTAGCCAAGAATTTAGAGATAAATATATTAATGACAATAGGGTTAAAAGATGGATCGATTTGGCTTTAAGAATTGAAGGAACGAATAAAACATATGGAGTTCATGCGGCAGGAGTTGTTATTGCATCAGATCCTCTCGACGAACTTGTACCTCTTCAAAGGAATAATGAAGGACAAATAATAACCCAATATTCTATGGATGATATTGAATCACTTGGATTATTGAAAATGGATTTCTTGGGTCTTAAGAATCTTACGATGATAGAAAAGACAGTTTCTCTTATTAATCAATCCACTGGAAAGACAATAAATATTGATGAGTTACCTCAAAATGATGATAAAACATTTGAACTTATTGGAAGAGGAGATCTTGAAGGTATATTCCAACTTGAGTCTTCTGGTATGAAACAGGTTGTAAAGGACTTTAAACCCAATTCTCTTGAGGACATTTCATCTATCCTGGCTCTTTATAGGCCTGGTCCTCTTGATGCTGGCCTTATACCTAAATTCATAAATCGAAAGAATGGAAACGAAAAGGTTGATTTCCCTCATCCTTTTATTAAGTCAATTCTTACTGAAACCTATGGAATAATGGTATACCAAGAACAAATTATGAAAATTGCTCAAGACTTAGCCGGTTATTCTCTGGGTGATGCTGATTTACTTCGAAGAGCAATGGGGAAAAAGAAAGTATCAGAGATGGTTAAACATAGAAATATTTTTGTGGGCGGTTCTATGAAGAAGGGTGTAAATGAAAAATTAGCAAATGATCTTTTTGATCAAATGGTTTTGTTTGCAGAATATTGTTTTAATAAAAGCCACTCAACCGCTTATGGTGCAGTAACTTATCAAACTGCATTTTTAAAAGCCCATTTTCCTGTTGCATATATGGCAGCTCTTTTAAGCGTAAATTCAGGAGCCAGCGACAAGATGCAAAGATATATTTCTAATTGTTATTCGATGGGAATAGAAGTTATTTCACCAAGTATTAATTTCTCTGGAATTGATTTCACTATTATGAATAATCAGATTTTATTCGGTCTTTCTGCAATAAAAAATTTAGGAGATTCTGCCATAAGAAATATAATTGAAAATCGTAAAAATTTTGGAAGTTTTAAGTCATTATCAGATTTGTGCGATCGTTTACCTTCTAATGTCCTTAACAAAAGAAATCTTGAATCTCTAATTCATTGTGGTGCACTAGATGAGTTTTCAAATAACAATAATAGAGCTCAATTATTGTCAGATCTCGAACATGTCGTTGAATGGGCCTCTTCACGAAATCGCGATAGATTGTCTGGGCAAGGAAATCTATTTGACTCTAAAGATGAATTTTCAAATGTAGCATTTTCAGATTCACAATTAGCTAAAGTTGATGATTATTCACTGATTGAGAAGTTAAAGTTAGAAAAGCAGCTTTTAGGTTTTTACTTATCTGATCATCCTCTGAAACATTTAACTAAGCCAGCAAAACTTGTATCTCCAATTAGTATTTCACAGTTAGAAGAAATAAAAGATAGAACGAAAGTATCTTTAGTTGGGATGATACCCGAATTGAAGCAAATCACCACGAGAAAAGGAGATAGGATGGCTATAGTTCAGCTAGAAGATCTTTCTGGAAATTGCGAAGCAGTAGTTTTCCCGAAAACCTATATAAGGTTATCAGAATTTCTTTTGACTGATACTAGATTATTGGTGTGGGGAACAATAGATAAAAAAAGTGATAAAACTCAGTTAATAATTGATGATTGTAGAGAAATAGATAACCTTAAATTGCTTATTATTAATCTTGAAAGTTCTCAAGCATCAGATGTAAGAGTACAAAATAATTTAAGAGACTGTTTAATTAAATTTAAGCCAGATAAAGGCAAATGTGGAATCAAGATCCCTGTATTAGCTGCAGTAAGAAATAATAATACTATTACCTACGTTAAATTCGGTGATCAATTCTGTATAGGCGATATTCAAGGAGCATGCAAATTATTAGAAAATAATTCATTCCAAGTTAATTTGAAATCTTTAGTTTCCTAG
- a CDS encoding PAM68 family protein — MKKKQSKKKILNGKNKTLSEKTVFPNPEKKSNRVTAPKQSSTGIPKYVADRMARRIFFTTGIPTLMGMSVFVLSYIIVTRNIAEIPPSSTIAISALFFLLGLAGLSFGILSASWDKEPGSFFGIENIPINIQRAKAAFKPATQNFEENN, encoded by the coding sequence ATGAAAAAAAAACAATCAAAAAAAAAGATACTTAATGGAAAGAATAAAACTTTATCTGAGAAAACTGTTTTTCCCAATCCAGAAAAAAAATCTAATAGAGTTACTGCCCCAAAGCAATCATCAACTGGGATCCCTAAATATGTAGCCGATAGAATGGCGAGAAGAATATTTTTTACCACAGGAATACCGACGCTAATGGGTATGTCAGTTTTTGTTTTAAGCTATATTATCGTTACTAGAAATATCGCTGAAATACCTCCTTCTTCAACTATTGCAATTTCAGCATTATTTTTCTTGTTAGGTCTTGCAGGATTGAGTTTCGGGATATTATCCGCTAGTTGGGATAAAGAGCCTGGATCTTTTTTTGGTATTGAAAATATCCCAATAAATATACAAAGAGCAAAAGCCGCCTTCAAACCTGCAACACAAAACTTTGAGGAGAATAATTAA
- the ruvA gene encoding Holliday junction branch migration protein RuvA, with amino-acid sequence MISWINGELLELWQTNNKFFVLINCQGLGYEVQILESFFLELKTNNISNKNITLWIKHIKKEDSDLLFGFTSKDQKNFFIEILNIRGVGSQIGMGILNKYSISEVINAINNQNKNLICSVPGIGQKMSERLILELKSKFKNELQIEELKRQDAFNIKNTEINKMMGDLQLTLKSLNYTKNEIKNILPIIIKETNNSTKNGNNTSFENLLKLAMNYLDNDSSNIVR; translated from the coding sequence TTGATTAGTTGGATAAATGGAGAATTGCTTGAATTATGGCAAACTAATAACAAATTTTTTGTTTTAATAAATTGTCAAGGATTAGGGTACGAAGTTCAAATATTAGAATCCTTTTTTCTAGAATTAAAAACAAACAATATATCTAATAAAAACATTACTCTTTGGATAAAACACATTAAGAAAGAAGATTCAGATTTATTATTTGGCTTTACATCAAAGGATCAAAAGAATTTCTTTATTGAAATTTTAAACATTCGAGGCGTTGGATCCCAAATTGGGATGGGGATATTAAATAAATATTCCATTAGTGAAGTTATCAATGCAATTAATAATCAAAACAAAAATTTAATTTGTTCTGTACCTGGTATAGGACAAAAAATGAGTGAAAGGTTGATTTTAGAATTAAAAAGTAAATTTAAAAATGAATTACAAATTGAGGAACTAAAAAGGCAAGATGCATTTAATATTAAGAATACTGAAATCAATAAAATGATGGGTGACCTTCAGTTAACTTTAAAGTCTTTAAATTACACCAAGAATGAAATTAAAAATATTTTGCCAATTATTATCAAAGAAACAAATAATTCTACTAAAAATGGAAACAACACATCATTTGAAAATTTATTGAAGTTAGCTATGAATTATTTGGATAATGATAGTAGTAATATAGTCAGATAA
- a CDS encoding cAMP phosphodiesterase, with protein MKFFYLALLFCFSPVIQVEASTPKSVTCTRTEYREEYIPGTKSNPGFVKSYEVDVVIPCGGQNQDKKIDDNDCSEGSVIGGLLGAGIALSSSRGKDRFWAVPAAGTAGALIGCQVDGG; from the coding sequence GTGAAATTTTTCTATTTAGCTTTATTGTTTTGTTTTTCTCCTGTTATTCAAGTTGAAGCATCGACTCCAAAGTCGGTAACTTGTACAAGGACCGAATATAGGGAGGAATATATTCCTGGAACGAAATCAAACCCAGGCTTCGTAAAAAGTTATGAAGTGGATGTGGTAATACCCTGTGGAGGCCAAAATCAAGATAAGAAAATAGACGATAATGACTGTAGTGAAGGTTCAGTTATTGGAGGTCTTCTTGGTGCTGGAATAGCACTTTCCTCCTCTAGAGGGAAAGATAGATTTTGGGCGGTACCTGCTGCCGGAACTGCAGGAGCACTGATTGGATGTCAGGTGGATGGTGGTTAA
- the rpsO gene encoding 30S ribosomal protein S15 — MSLDTAEKQKLIETHQVHATDTGSAEVQVAMLSKRISKLSDHLQENIHDFASRQGLLKMIGKRKRLLSYIKDKNVQKYQDLVNKIGIRG; from the coding sequence ATGTCATTAGATACAGCTGAGAAACAGAAACTTATTGAAACCCATCAAGTTCATGCAACTGACACAGGATCAGCAGAGGTTCAAGTTGCAATGCTTTCTAAAAGAATTTCGAAATTAAGTGACCATTTACAAGAAAACATTCATGACTTTGCATCAAGGCAAGGATTATTAAAAATGATTGGGAAAAGGAAAAGATTGCTATCTTACATAAAAGATAAAAATGTTCAAAAATATCAAGACTTAGTAAATAAAATTGGAATCAGAGGATGA
- a CDS encoding DMT family transporter, with protein sequence MINIAEIEKKITSLNKLNLVFASFFFSLMTLCVKNIDKRIPIYELVFFRSLLSLMITLFIINIKNISPWGNNRPLLFLRGFLGTLALVCIFYAIRNMPLSISTVIQYTYPIFISIFAGIFINEKINTNIIIALIIGWIGILVILNPTQLSNINVEIENVSVSIALLGSICTAFAYVTVKKLAFTEDVYVIIAYFPLVSFITLLPIVLINWVSPNWNELIWIIGIGLFTQLGQTFLTVGLKNLPASEASTINYLQVLFGSIWGFLFFSEMININFLIGASLVLLGTIISTTKRTKRA encoded by the coding sequence ATGATAAATATCGCAGAAATAGAAAAAAAAATAACCTCATTGAACAAATTGAATTTGGTATTTGCCTCATTCTTCTTTAGTTTGATGACTTTGTGCGTAAAAAATATTGATAAAAGGATACCTATTTATGAATTAGTTTTCTTCCGGTCTTTATTAAGTTTAATGATTACATTATTTATAATTAATATTAAAAATATAAGTCCTTGGGGCAACAATAGACCATTACTTTTTTTAAGAGGTTTTTTAGGGACTTTAGCCTTAGTTTGTATTTTTTATGCAATAAGAAATATGCCTCTTAGTATATCTACTGTCATTCAGTACACATATCCTATATTTATTTCTATATTTGCTGGCATATTTATCAATGAAAAAATAAATACGAATATAATTATTGCTTTAATTATTGGCTGGATTGGTATATTAGTAATATTAAATCCAACTCAATTATCAAATATTAACGTTGAGATTGAAAATGTTTCGGTATCGATAGCTCTTCTTGGTTCAATCTGCACTGCATTTGCTTACGTTACAGTGAAGAAACTTGCATTTACTGAAGATGTATATGTAATTATTGCGTATTTTCCACTTGTTTCTTTTATAACTTTATTGCCAATTGTATTAATCAACTGGGTCTCCCCAAATTGGAATGAATTAATTTGGATAATTGGCATTGGCTTATTTACTCAATTAGGTCAGACTTTCTTAACTGTAGGATTAAAAAATTTACCTGCATCTGAGGCTTCTACAATTAACTATTTACAAGTTTTATTTGGTTCAATTTGGGGATTTTTGTTTTTCAGTGAAATGATAAATATAAATTTCTTAATAGGCGCTTCACTAGTTTTATTAGGAACTATTATATCTACTACCAAAAGAACCAAAAGGGCATAG
- a CDS encoding serine hydroxymethyltransferase — MEFIIFLSKLDKEILDLLTKANYIVEENKVECLLNKKIKGLHNFEENKIIICTENAKRKTNYRNLKQQLNKDNFKTKRAIRKALRHEATHAIQKCNNNKTVGDIKKLESKLHQSKKKALEFSTSNFSGTYAKELEAYVLEDKPKKVKNLIKKYCL; from the coding sequence ATGGAATTTATAATATTTTTAAGCAAATTAGATAAAGAGATTCTTGACTTATTGACGAAGGCGAATTACATCGTTGAGGAAAATAAAGTTGAGTGTCTATTAAATAAAAAGATTAAAGGACTACACAATTTTGAAGAAAATAAAATAATAATTTGTACTGAAAATGCAAAAAGGAAAACAAATTATAGAAATCTAAAGCAACAACTAAATAAAGATAATTTCAAAACAAAACGGGCAATAAGAAAAGCATTAAGACATGAAGCAACTCATGCAATACAAAAATGCAATAACAACAAAACAGTAGGAGATATAAAAAAATTAGAAAGTAAATTACATCAAAGTAAGAAGAAAGCATTAGAGTTCTCTACTTCAAATTTTTCTGGTACTTATGCAAAAGAATTAGAAGCTTATGTTCTTGAAGACAAACCCAAAAAGGTAAAAAACCTTATTAAAAAATACTGCCTATAA